One window from the genome of Pieris napi chromosome 12, ilPieNapi1.2, whole genome shotgun sequence encodes:
- the LOC125054936 gene encoding intraflagellar transport protein 20 homolog A-like, with protein MADELEKAFLYYDDINKIRVVDNTVLKETEDLKNNCKEYETKVEDFSKLITSILATMSELGENVEKQKMAAIGAINLLKSVTKEKENEQAKLQAEITYKTSELEQLDNEYDALQILEATQNETIEYLTQLR; from the exons ATGGCTGATGAACTCGAAaaagcatttttatattacgatGATATCAATAAAATCAGAGTTGTTGACAATACCGTACTGAAGGAAACGGAAgacttgaaaaataattgcaaaGAATATGAAACAA AAGTAGAAGATTTTAGTAAACTTATAACTTCAATACTTGCAACTATGAGTGAACTAGGAGAAAACGTAGAAAAACAGAAAATGGCTGCCATTGGAGCTATAAACTTGCTTAAATCTGTTACCAAAGAAAAGGAAAATGAGCAAGCCAAATTACAA GCagaaattacatacaaaaccTCGGAGTTGGAGCAACTCGACAACGAATATGACGCACTGCAAATTCTAGAAGCGACCCAAAACGAGACAATTGAATATCTCACTCAATTgagataa